The Crocinitomicaceae bacterium genome includes a region encoding these proteins:
- a CDS encoding LysM peptidoglycan-binding domain-containing protein, protein MRKLFFLTFILLSGLVFSQPENAPVETINGKKYYVHIVEQGNTLYGIQTLYKTNMDAILNANPGLTDNLAIGQKILIPVANQSVSENYGIHIVAQGETLYGISKKYKCTVEQLLALNPGVENGLSIGQKLNIPISETLNNSTEQIQTDPVQQYEITYTDSVVKHTVLEHETLYSIARRYMVTTDTIQTLNHLEGVKVKKGDVLIIPVKKMNYEILEKEILPIDNQHQTNQGNYTIVREPVYTVALLLPLMLSQNDAEMAKPLKIDQVRELYPTTKMNFEFYQGFVMAADSLKAAGLSVDIYVYDTKKDSATIVSIFSKDEFKNVDLVVGPMFQNEVDVTAKLCQEKNIPMVIPFKVDAAVLNQNPMVYKTVSSTMTLFDGAVDYMLEHHYHHNVLLVKPGSGDLTIFDRCVARYNSGIKLKSGYMNDHIIEVLSGSNSGRDLETYIKKDTINVVLVPSENIKFVAGVFSRLNSVMNSNYRSTKMKIIIFGIEDWNKYDDVDMAYRNRLLQHYSSYRFVDYNQGQGKEFVKAFRKRFGTDPTVFATQGFDIGMYFLGALHLYGKNFDPFLSGCEIELVQNRFVFKPVAEGSGKENFRTCIVKYQDYELHKLAD, encoded by the coding sequence ATGCGCAAACTATTTTTTCTGACTTTCATCTTGCTTTCAGGTTTGGTTTTTTCTCAGCCTGAAAATGCACCTGTTGAAACAATCAACGGTAAAAAATACTACGTGCACATTGTTGAGCAAGGCAATACGCTATATGGTATTCAAACATTGTACAAAACCAATATGGATGCCATTCTGAATGCCAATCCGGGGTTAACTGATAATTTGGCAATAGGTCAGAAAATTTTAATTCCGGTTGCCAATCAATCTGTGAGTGAAAATTATGGGATACATATTGTTGCTCAGGGTGAGACATTGTACGGCATCTCAAAAAAGTATAAATGCACTGTTGAACAATTGCTCGCTTTAAATCCCGGTGTTGAAAATGGTTTATCTATTGGTCAGAAATTGAATATTCCCATTTCAGAAACTTTAAATAATAGTACTGAGCAAATTCAAACTGATCCTGTTCAACAATATGAAATTACGTATACTGATTCTGTGGTGAAGCATACCGTGCTTGAACATGAAACGCTTTATTCTATTGCGCGCAGGTACATGGTTACAACTGATACCATTCAAACTCTAAATCATTTGGAGGGCGTAAAAGTGAAAAAAGGTGATGTGCTGATTATTCCGGTGAAAAAAATGAATTATGAAATTTTGGAAAAAGAAATTTTACCAATAGATAATCAACATCAAACTAATCAAGGTAATTACACTATAGTGCGTGAACCTGTTTATACCGTTGCCTTGCTCTTACCGTTGATGCTATCTCAGAATGATGCTGAAATGGCCAAGCCGCTTAAAATTGATCAAGTGAGAGAGTTGTATCCGACAACTAAAATGAATTTTGAATTTTATCAAGGATTTGTAATGGCGGCTGATTCACTAAAAGCTGCAGGTTTAAGTGTAGATATTTATGTGTATGATACCAAAAAAGATTCCGCAACAATTGTTTCTATTTTTTCTAAGGATGAATTTAAAAATGTGGATTTAGTTGTTGGTCCCATGTTTCAAAATGAAGTTGATGTAACTGCTAAACTTTGTCAAGAAAAAAATATTCCAATGGTAATTCCTTTCAAAGTAGATGCAGCTGTATTAAATCAAAATCCAATGGTGTACAAAACAGTTTCATCAACCATGACATTGTTTGATGGCGCAGTTGATTATATGTTGGAGCATCACTATCATCACAACGTATTACTAGTTAAACCCGGCTCAGGTGACCTTACTATTTTTGACCGTTGTGTTGCAAGATACAATTCAGGAATTAAACTGAAATCAGGTTACATGAATGATCATATTATTGAAGTTCTTTCAGGCAGTAACAGCGGACGAGATTTGGAAACTTACATAAAAAAAGATACCATCAATGTTGTTCTGGTGCCTTCTGAAAACATCAAATTTGTTGCCGGCGTTTTTTCAAGATTGAATAGTGTCATGAACAGTAATTACCGCTCAACCAAAATGAAAATTATCATTTTTGGAATTGAAGATTGGAACAAATATGACGATGTTGACATGGCTTATCGCAATAGATTATTGCAACACTATTCGTCGTATCGTTTTGTAGATTATAATCAAGGTCAGGGTAAAGAATTTGTAAAAGCATTCAGAAAAAGATTTGGCACTGATCCTACTGTTTTTGCAACTCAAGGCTTTGATATTGGTATGTACTTTTTAGGCGCGCTTCATCTTTATGGAAAAAACTTTGACCCTTTCTTATCAGGGTGTGAAATTGAACTTGTGCAAAATCGGTTTGTGTTTAAACCGGTGGCTGAAGGTTCAGGTAAAGAAAACTTCAGAACCTGCATAGTGAAATATCAGGATTATGAATTGCATAAATTGGCTGATTAA
- a CDS encoding PKD domain-containing protein, giving the protein MKKLFFGLAAFFVGSAFAQTTVIMDASSDGTTVNACLGGLFDSGGAGPITPYSDNESYTVTICPDVPGDFVTLYWVVFQLDGTDNIPGPGSDADNMTIYDGPNTSAGTLGTYGTTDLDGLMVSASILNPSGCLTIVFNSNANGVGNFNASISCETPCDNPIVQGIIQNADNVAGDSIAVCVGEVIDFMDTGSQAGAGFNLVQWTWDFMDGTLDSLSGTSASHSFSTPGEYLVQLYVEDDNGCSNNNLLSLQVLVATPPSFIPFPGDTTICLGESVSLVAQPDQYEVEWTGFPGGVWDSDHCVPDDVGILNVLPMTMTGFASGEIIDQISDIVSICVDIEHSFMGDFVLQIECPTGQIMTLHQQGGGGTNLGVPSYTGPVCDNMPDNIGTPWNYCFTPSATTTWIAATPVAGALPVGNYAPIDPFTDLFGCPLNGVWNLLFTDLWGGDDGYLPGFQINLDPPLYPAITQFTPQIGLGPDSSYWDLTSPHIISSTPDADQITVQPSIDGTFQYTYYCVNNFGCTYDSTVNVTVTPNPPAIAGLDTAICNGTPVTLGAPTAMCANDAGNFTYCYGNNVYQTWTYCPDTPGDGLTFMSISFNAGTTETWFDYVTIYDGMNTAAPVIAGPMDGNLAGLSWQATNPTGCITMLFTSDGSVSCTSGSTVMWNWDVSCGGGGPALVYSWTPNNGSLDDVTIPNPSVINLTGTTTYTLTVYPVGHPLCFTTDDVLVSIGGGLDAGTDSSATFCFEGAPEDLFNYLGGTPQTGGTWYDPTGNVVAMPITPATAAAGLYEYRVDSAGCFASAFIDVTIFTLQGATLVVDSDCQACNGSVELSSANGVAPLQYSNDGGTTWQAGNIFGSLCGAAAPGVNYSFVIMDDQGCQVTVSDDVLDINIPTLDPPAFTDATCYTVCDGTITLTGTNLVNYQITSSGGTVTNNGTGLFTGLCDDTYTIDVDNGFGCSISSTVTIDEPTPLQITSLTPDFTICAGESATLDASATGGNGVYTYTWTTGATTLGTGTPFTFNPNSTTNVCVTVTENCPSPSVQQCMNVNISPAVFPMMTSDVVSGCYPLVVNFTNLTGGSIATTLWEFSDGSSLSVAGTSPIVHSFNSPGMFDVSMTVTTTDGCVFDTTFTNYIETFDYPNAMFTYAPIPATIFETEITFNDYSSDDVTQWYWEFGNGVLPPVSNEQNPVVLYPEGVPGDYPLILYVYNDNGCVDSVTGVVSIVNEVVIFAPNIFTPDGDEFNETWRVYISGIDIYDFHLTMYNRWGEIVWESYNPDGSWNGKYGSQGLVQDGTYVWVIEAKDTYNDKKYEFRGHVTVLK; this is encoded by the coding sequence ATGAAAAAATTGTTTTTTGGCCTCGCGGCTTTTTTCGTTGGATCTGCCTTTGCGCAAACCACAGTTATCATGGATGCCTCCTCAGACGGAACAACTGTCAATGCTTGTCTTGGTGGACTTTTTGATTCGGGTGGTGCCGGGCCTATTACCCCATACTCGGACAATGAAAGTTACACCGTAACTATTTGCCCTGATGTACCGGGAGATTTTGTGACACTTTATTGGGTGGTCTTTCAGTTAGACGGCACTGATAACATTCCTGGTCCTGGTTCAGATGCTGATAACATGACAATTTATGACGGACCAAATACCAGTGCAGGTACGCTTGGAACCTATGGAACAACTGATTTGGATGGTTTGATGGTTTCAGCTTCCATTCTCAATCCATCAGGTTGTCTTACCATTGTTTTTAATTCTAATGCTAACGGTGTTGGAAATTTTAATGCATCCATTTCTTGTGAGACACCTTGTGATAATCCTATTGTGCAAGGTATCATCCAAAATGCTGACAACGTAGCCGGTGATTCAATTGCCGTTTGTGTTGGTGAAGTAATTGATTTTATGGATACCGGTTCACAAGCCGGAGCAGGCTTTAATCTGGTGCAATGGACTTGGGATTTTATGGATGGAACACTTGACTCATTGAGTGGTACCTCTGCTTCTCACTCATTCAGCACTCCGGGTGAATATTTAGTTCAGTTGTATGTTGAAGATGACAACGGTTGCAGTAATAATAACTTGTTGTCTTTGCAGGTACTTGTTGCTACTCCGCCTTCATTTATTCCTTTTCCCGGTGATACCACAATTTGTTTGGGAGAGTCCGTATCATTAGTTGCACAACCTGATCAATATGAAGTTGAATGGACAGGTTTCCCTGGCGGAGTTTGGGATTCTGATCACTGTGTGCCGGATGATGTTGGTATTCTTAATGTGTTGCCAATGACCATGACCGGATTTGCATCAGGAGAAATTATTGATCAAATCAGTGATATCGTTTCAATTTGTGTTGATATTGAACACAGTTTCATGGGAGATTTTGTTTTACAAATTGAATGTCCAACCGGTCAAATCATGACATTACACCAACAAGGTGGCGGTGGAACAAATCTTGGTGTCCCTAGTTATACAGGTCCGGTTTGTGATAATATGCCTGATAATATTGGTACACCTTGGAACTATTGTTTTACACCAAGTGCAACCACAACTTGGATTGCTGCTACCCCCGTAGCAGGTGCACTTCCGGTTGGTAATTATGCTCCTATTGATCCATTTACAGATTTGTTTGGTTGTCCATTAAATGGCGTATGGAATTTATTGTTCACTGACTTATGGGGAGGTGATGATGGATATCTGCCGGGATTCCAAATTAATTTAGATCCACCATTGTATCCTGCAATTACTCAATTCACCCCACAAATTGGTTTGGGACCTGATTCATCTTATTGGGATCTCACTTCACCTCATATTATCAGCAGTACACCGGATGCTGATCAAATCACCGTGCAACCTTCTATTGACGGAACATTCCAGTACACTTATTATTGCGTCAACAATTTTGGATGTACCTATGATTCAACTGTGAATGTGACAGTGACTCCTAATCCACCTGCAATTGCCGGATTGGATACTGCCATTTGCAACGGTACACCTGTAACACTTGGTGCACCAACAGCCATGTGCGCAAATGATGCCGGTAACTTTACCTATTGTTATGGTAACAACGTTTATCAAACATGGACTTATTGCCCAGATACTCCTGGTGATGGATTAACTTTCATGTCTATTTCATTCAACGCCGGAACAACAGAAACTTGGTTTGATTACGTAACCATTTATGATGGTATGAATACAGCTGCTCCTGTAATTGCAGGACCAATGGATGGTAACCTTGCAGGGCTTAGTTGGCAAGCAACAAATCCAACTGGTTGTATTACTATGTTATTTACTTCAGATGGTTCTGTTTCATGTACATCGGGTTCAACCGTGATGTGGAACTGGGATGTCAGCTGTGGTGGCGGCGGACCAGCTCTAGTTTATTCATGGACACCTAATAATGGTTCATTAGATGATGTGACAATTCCAAATCCATCTGTTATCAATTTAACCGGAACAACTACGTATACACTTACAGTTTATCCTGTTGGACATCCGCTTTGTTTTACTACAGATGATGTGTTAGTTTCAATAGGTGGCGGATTAGATGCAGGAACAGATAGTTCTGCTACTTTCTGTTTTGAAGGTGCACCTGAAGATTTGTTCAACTATTTAGGAGGCACACCACAAACCGGAGGCACTTGGTATGATCCGACTGGGAATGTGGTTGCAATGCCTATCACCCCGGCAACTGCGGCTGCAGGTCTCTATGAATATCGCGTGGATAGCGCCGGATGTTTTGCATCTGCATTCATTGATGTAACTATTTTTACCTTACAAGGTGCCACACTTGTTGTTGACTCAGATTGTCAGGCATGTAACGGATCAGTTGAGCTGTCATCAGCAAATGGAGTTGCACCGTTGCAATACAGTAATGATGGTGGAACAACATGGCAAGCCGGTAATATTTTTGGATCATTGTGTGGAGCTGCTGCCCCTGGTGTAAATTATTCTTTCGTGATTATGGATGATCAAGGTTGTCAGGTCACCGTGAGTGATGATGTGTTGGATATCAATATTCCTACATTAGATCCTCCGGCGTTTACAGATGCAACTTGTTATACCGTGTGCGATGGTACAATAACTCTTACAGGAACAAACCTTGTCAATTATCAGATTACAAGTAGTGGTGGCACTGTGACTAACAATGGAACAGGGCTATTCACCGGTTTATGTGATGACACCTATACGATTGATGTTGACAACGGTTTTGGTTGTTCGATTTCATCTACTGTTACCATTGATGAGCCAACTCCACTTCAAATTACTTCACTCACACCTGACTTTACAATTTGCGCAGGTGAATCAGCAACCCTTGATGCATCTGCTACCGGTGGTAATGGTGTTTATACGTATACTTGGACAACCGGTGCAACAACGCTGGGCACAGGTACACCATTTACATTTAACCCAAATTCAACTACCAATGTTTGTGTAACGGTAACTGAGAATTGTCCTTCGCCGAGTGTGCAGCAATGTATGAATGTGAATATTTCACCGGCTGTTTTCCCCATGATGACTTCTGATGTGGTGAGTGGATGTTATCCGCTAGTGGTGAATTTTACAAATCTAACCGGAGGTTCAATTGCAACAACGCTTTGGGAATTTTCTGACGGAAGCAGTTTAAGTGTTGCAGGTACATCACCTATAGTTCATAGCTTTAATTCACCCGGTATGTTTGATGTCAGCATGACTGTGACAACAACAGATGGATGCGTTTTTGATACTACGTTTACGAATTATATTGAGACGTTTGATTATCCGAATGCAATGTTTACCTATGCTCCAATTCCGGCTACTATATTTGAGACTGAAATCACATTCAATGACTATTCTTCTGATGATGTAACACAATGGTATTGGGAATTTGGAAACGGTGTTTTACCTCCGGTTTCTAATGAACAAAATCCGGTAGTGCTATATCCTGAAGGGGTGCCTGGTGATTATCCACTTATTCTTTATGTCTACAACGACAATGGTTGTGTTGATTCTGTGACCGGTGTTGTAAGCATTGTGAATGAAGTTGTCATTTTTGCTCCAAATATATTTACCCCGGATGGAGATGAATTCAATGAAACTTGGAGAGTGTATATTTCAGGTATTGACATTTATGATTTCCATCTCACCATGTACAATCGTTGGGGTGAAATTGTTTGGGAATCATATAATCCTGATGGAAGCTGGAATGGTAAATATGGCAGCCAAGGCTTAGTTCAAGACGGTACCTATGTATGGGTAATTGAAGCCAAAGACACCTATAATGATAAAAAATACGAATTCAGAGGACACGTGACAGTACTCAAATAA
- a CDS encoding CoA transferase, with product MIPDTLKNLKVIELAGVLAGPSVGMFFAECGAHVLKIENKKTGGDVTRSWKLSNESKDSNISAYFSSVNYKKNYLMIDLSDQKELTQIKNEIASADIVIVNFKKGDDTRYGLDYETLKKSNPTLIYGSITGFGESSDRVAYDLILQAESGFMAMNGTPDSGPVKMPVALIDLLAGHQLKEGLLLALLQRQQNGKGTKVSVSLYESAIASLANQASNWLMAKHNPQPIGSLHPNIAPYGEIFTTSDNQLITFAIGTHKQFENLCEFLDLKNLVTDKQFCDNQQRVLHRQKLFSILKDKINQRSTDTIMDYAHAHFIPAAIIKSVQEVFESAEAKNLVREEMINGELTRRVSGTVFHFSN from the coding sequence ATGATACCAGATACTCTTAAAAATTTAAAAGTGATTGAGCTGGCAGGTGTGTTAGCCGGGCCGTCTGTCGGAATGTTTTTTGCTGAATGTGGTGCACATGTTTTAAAAATTGAAAACAAAAAAACCGGCGGTGATGTGACACGATCATGGAAACTTTCTAATGAATCTAAAGACAGCAATATATCTGCCTATTTCTCTTCAGTGAATTATAAAAAAAATTATCTGATGATTGATTTGTCAGATCAAAAAGAATTGACTCAGATTAAAAATGAAATTGCATCAGCTGACATTGTGATTGTAAACTTTAAAAAAGGAGATGACACACGATACGGATTAGATTATGAAACATTAAAAAAATCAAATCCTACCTTGATTTATGGCTCTATAACCGGATTTGGTGAAAGCAGTGATCGGGTTGCGTACGACTTAATTCTTCAGGCTGAATCAGGTTTCATGGCCATGAACGGCACACCGGATTCGGGCCCTGTTAAAATGCCGGTTGCCTTAATTGATCTGTTGGCAGGGCACCAATTAAAAGAGGGGTTATTGCTTGCATTGCTTCAAAGACAACAAAACGGAAAAGGCACAAAAGTGAGCGTATCACTTTATGAAAGTGCCATTGCCTCATTAGCTAATCAGGCTTCTAATTGGCTGATGGCAAAACATAATCCTCAACCTATCGGAAGTTTGCATCCCAACATCGCTCCCTATGGAGAAATATTTACTACCAGCGACAACCAACTGATCACCTTTGCAATTGGCACTCATAAGCAATTTGAAAATCTTTGTGAATTTCTTGATTTGAAGAACCTAGTTACAGATAAGCAATTTTGCGATAATCAGCAGCGAGTATTACATCGTCAAAAATTGTTTTCTATTTTGAAGGATAAAATCAATCAGAGGTCAACCGATACGATTATGGATTATGCGCACGCACATTTTATTCCGGCAGCTATCATCAAATCAGTACAGGAAGTTTTTGAATCAGCTGAAGCTAAAAATTTAGTTCGCGAAGAAATGATCAATGGAGAATTAACACGCAGAGTAAGCGGTACGGTATTTCATTTTTCAAACTAA
- a CDS encoding TonB-dependent receptor: MKNSRGLTTEEKALLVNLTNDIYGAFAEIGAGQEVAANFFKAGGSSGTIAYTRSAYDMKVSDSFYGKCKRYVCEDRLMQMLSTEYDTLSETLPEKKQTNRFFVFANTVESLNYHKTNQGQGWIGMKFQMKVGVEPSEIVLHVKLHDTNNKRQQEALGILGVNLIHAAYFDQDNIDAFLAALTYRLPRERVEIDMLRVLGPDFAHIDNRVIALNLVKNGLTDATMFDQSRAVLQPSEALYKRNVLLMRGRFRPMTKVHVDMIEKGMQQYLHEPDVEPENTCMLLELTLKDLTADGKISEKDFIDRAELLGSMGYTVMISNYLKHYKMIEYLSSITKGCKIGVLLGVYNLQTIFDEKYYNTLNGGLLEAFGRGFGHNIKMFVYPAMSISGDGFYGVNNFDLPDHLKGLFDYMLKTNKVEEVKNYNPDLLHILSDDVLKKIQDGVSSWEDDVPDSVSKAIKFFTLFGYNEENFKVEQTNKKREKSNV; the protein is encoded by the coding sequence ATGAAAAATTCAAGAGGTCTAACCACAGAAGAAAAAGCATTGCTTGTCAATTTGACAAATGATATATACGGTGCATTTGCTGAGATAGGTGCAGGGCAAGAGGTAGCAGCAAATTTTTTCAAGGCCGGCGGATCATCAGGTACTATTGCATACACTCGCTCAGCGTATGACATGAAAGTGAGTGATAGCTTTTACGGAAAATGTAAACGTTATGTATGTGAAGATAGGTTAATGCAAATGCTTTCAACTGAGTACGACACACTCAGTGAAACACTGCCTGAAAAAAAGCAAACCAACCGTTTTTTTGTATTTGCCAATACCGTTGAATCTCTCAACTACCATAAAACAAATCAGGGACAGGGATGGATTGGTATGAAATTTCAAATGAAAGTTGGTGTTGAGCCAAGTGAAATTGTATTGCACGTTAAATTGCATGATACCAACAATAAAAGACAACAAGAAGCATTAGGAATTTTAGGTGTTAACCTGATTCATGCAGCCTACTTTGATCAGGATAACATTGATGCCTTTCTTGCTGCGTTAACATATCGTTTGCCACGTGAGCGTGTTGAAATTGATATGTTGCGCGTTTTAGGGCCAGATTTTGCACACATTGATAATCGGGTGATTGCTTTAAATCTTGTGAAAAACGGCTTAACGGACGCAACCATGTTTGATCAAAGCAGGGCAGTTTTACAACCTAGTGAGGCATTATATAAACGCAACGTATTGCTAATGCGTGGTCGTTTCAGACCAATGACAAAAGTTCATGTGGATATGATTGAAAAAGGCATGCAGCAATATTTACATGAGCCCGATGTTGAACCTGAAAATACCTGCATGCTTCTTGAATTGACTTTAAAAGATTTGACCGCCGACGGCAAAATTTCAGAAAAAGATTTTATTGATAGAGCTGAGTTGCTAGGCTCAATGGGCTATACCGTGATGATTTCAAATTATCTCAAACATTATAAAATGATTGAGTATCTATCATCTATTACCAAGGGTTGCAAAATTGGTGTATTGTTGGGTGTGTATAATCTTCAAACAATTTTTGATGAGAAATATTATAATACACTCAACGGTGGTTTGCTTGAAGCCTTTGGACGTGGATTTGGTCATAATATCAAAATGTTTGTTTACCCGGCAATGAGTATTAGCGGTGATGGTTTTTATGGAGTCAATAATTTTGACTTACCTGATCACCTCAAAGGGCTATTTGATTATATGCTCAAAACAAATAAGGTAGAAGAAGTAAAAAATTATAATCCTGATTTACTCCATATTCTTTCAGATGATGTGTTGAAAAAAATTCAAGACGGCGTTTCATCATGGGAAGATGACGTGCCCGATAGTGTTTCAAAAGCAATTAAATTTTTCACCTTGTTTGGGTATAATGAAGAGAATTTTAAGGTTGAACAAACCAATAAAAAGAGAGAGAAATCAAACGTATAG
- a CDS encoding C40 family peptidase, with protein MKRVIVIFFTGLTLQAFASADSLMTQRDSIVCFASDYLGTPYLYAGTSPKGFDCTGFVYYVFNHFGIKASRASSGYENLSNHIEQECAQPGDIILFTGTDASVRRVGHAGIVYQNDNGILYFIHSSSSKNHFGVTITRLNDNKGYLKRYLRIIDILTN; from the coding sequence ATGAAAAGGGTAATCGTTATTTTCTTTACGGGTCTCACCCTTCAGGCCTTTGCCTCTGCTGACTCTTTAATGACACAGAGAGACTCAATTGTTTGTTTTGCTTCAGATTATTTGGGCACACCTTACCTTTATGCGGGCACTTCACCAAAGGGTTTTGACTGTACCGGTTTTGTTTACTACGTTTTTAATCACTTTGGCATCAAAGCATCAAGAGCTAGTTCAGGTTATGAAAATTTGAGCAATCATATTGAACAAGAATGCGCTCAACCCGGTGATATTATTTTATTTACCGGAACCGATGCGAGCGTGAGAAGAGTTGGCCATGCCGGCATTGTATATCAAAATGATAACGGAATATTATACTTCATACATAGTTCGTCTTCAAAAAATCACTTTGGCGTAACAATTACAAGATTAAATGATAATAAAGGATACCTCAAGCGTTATCTGCGAATCATTGACATACTCACAAACTAA
- a CDS encoding WYL domain-containing protein: MSIIKNAQLRYRVIDRCLRNTAKPFPTKEQLRKACEEALYGSTGGSDICDSTIEKDMFAMREEFDAPIKYSKLEKGYYYEDSDYSVDKIPLNEDDIDAIRFAAKTLMQFKDMALFKNFGFAINKIFDRVHISNNPLDSAVDKFVQFETSAEPVGSFMLPDLLKAIKEKRMTAFSYGSYSSEKPKPRKVLPLLLKEYRNRWYLISFAPDKNKIITFGLDRMHDLKLSKEHHYKPVDFDPDNYFKHAMGITSNENEPEEIHFKVDKIGAKYLESQPLHNSQKLVKEGANRNTYELRVILSEELKRTLLSFGDQLEVVKPKTLRTEIQQMVFNMAQQYRG; the protein is encoded by the coding sequence ATGTCAATAATAAAAAATGCACAACTCAGATACAGGGTCATTGATCGTTGTCTGAGAAATACAGCCAAACCATTTCCTACCAAAGAACAATTGAGAAAAGCTTGTGAAGAAGCTTTGTATGGTTCAACAGGTGGCTCTGATATTTGTGATTCAACCATTGAGAAGGATATGTTTGCGATGCGTGAAGAGTTTGATGCACCAATCAAGTACAGTAAATTGGAAAAAGGATACTATTATGAAGATTCTGATTACAGTGTTGATAAAATTCCTTTGAATGAAGATGATATAGACGCAATACGGTTTGCGGCAAAAACGCTGATGCAATTCAAAGACATGGCATTATTTAAAAATTTTGGATTTGCCATCAATAAAATATTTGACCGCGTTCACATTTCAAATAATCCGCTTGATTCTGCCGTTGACAAATTTGTTCAGTTTGAAACATCCGCTGAACCTGTAGGCTCCTTTATGTTACCTGATTTATTGAAAGCCATTAAAGAAAAACGAATGACTGCGTTTAGCTACGGATCTTATTCAAGTGAAAAACCTAAACCCAGAAAAGTTTTACCTCTTTTACTGAAGGAGTACCGAAATCGTTGGTACCTCATTTCATTTGCGCCTGACAAAAATAAAATCATCACGTTTGGCCTTGATCGTATGCATGATCTCAAATTATCCAAAGAGCATCATTATAAACCTGTTGATTTTGACCCTGACAATTACTTCAAACATGCAATGGGTATTACTTCCAATGAAAATGAACCTGAAGAAATTCATTTTAAAGTAGATAAAATTGGCGCAAAATATCTTGAATCTCAGCCTTTGCATAATAGCCAGAAACTGGTGAAAGAAGGCGCCAACAGAAATACCTACGAACTTCGTGTTATCTTATCTGAAGAGCTGAAAAGAACCCTACTTTCTTTCGGAGATCAACTGGAGGTGGTAAAACCTAAAACGTTAAGAACCGAAATTCAACAGATGGTTTTCAACATGGCTCAGCAGTATCGTGGATAA